The Polaromonas sp. SP1 DNA window TGCCTTCGGCCGCCACCGCGCGGCCCGACTCACACTTCGCACCAGACCGGGCGCTATCAAATCAGGAGCTACTGGTGCTTGCTGGGTCTGGGCTGGAGCACACTTTGATGGTGATTTTGACGCCCGGCCACGCGGCCAACCACCTTTGCCTGGTGCTGCTGGAAGACGGCCTGCTGTTTTCCGGCGACCACATCCTCAACGGCAGCACCACCGTGGTGAACCCGCCCGACGGCGCGATGACGCCCTACCTCGATTCGCTGGACACGCTGGCCGGCGCCTGCGACGCGCACGGCATTGAATTCATCCTGCCGGCGCACGGGTATGTGCTGGGCGATGCCCGGGGCGCGATTGCGCAGCTCAAGGGGCACCGGCTCAAGCGCGAGGCCAAGGTCATAGGCGCCATGCAGGCCCAGCCCGAGGGCTCGATGGACGACTGGGTAAAACTGGCCTACGACGATGTCGACCCGCGCATCTGGCCGCTGGCCAAACGCTCGCTGCTGGCGCATGTCGACCGCGTGCGCGAACTGGGCCTTGCCCATTAGCGGCATCGCTGTGGCGTGAAAGTTGCTAAACCTTGCACCGTACGTAAGGGTATACACCTGCCTGATCGGCGTTAAGGGCCCGTAACGGTCGCCAAGGCTACTGCGAAGGGCTGTTGGCCCCGAAGGCTGAGGTTTATACTTTTTGTTCGTATGCCAGAGGCCGTGCCTGACCGCGCGGCCAGACGGGCATCACCCATCATTTCAACCATTTTCGAGGGACTTCATGTCTTTTACTTCCATCACCACGCGACGTTTCCTGCAAACCGCCGGCACCCTGGTCGCCGGCATCGTTCTGGCCGCCTGCAGCAAGACCGAGCCGCCCGCGCCGGTGGCCGCCACGCCGGCGCCTGCAGCGTCTGCACCGGCCCCTGCCGCCAAGGTCTACCTGGTGGGCACCGACGCCGCCTACGCGCCGTTTGAGTCGCAAAACGAAAAAGGCGAAATCGTCGGCTTCGACATCGAAATCGTGCAAGCCGTCGCACAGAAGGCCGGCATCGAAGTGAAATTCCTGAACACGCCATGGGAAGGCATCTTCAACACGCTCGCCCAGGGCGACCGCGACCTGCTGGTCTCGTCCATCACCATCACCGATGAACGCAAGCAGACCATGGACTTCTCGACACCTTACTTCGATGCGCAGCAGCTGATCGCCGTGAAGAAGGACTCGAAGATCGCCAAGTTCGCCGACCTGAAAAAACTCAAGGTCGGCGTGCAGAACGGCACCACCGGCGATGAAGTCGTGAGCAAGCTGCAGGGCAAGAACAGCGCCAACATCAAGCGCTTTGAGTCGACCCCCCTGGCACTGAAAGAACTCGAAGCCGGCGGCGTGGACGCCGTGGTGGCCGACAACGGCGTGGTGGTGCACTACGTCAACAACAACAGCGATGCCAAGTTCAAGACCGTCAGCGACGCCAGCTTTGTGTCCGAGCAGTACGGTCTGGCCGTCAAGAAGGGCAACACCGAACTGCAAGGCAAGCTCAACAAGGGCCTGGCCGACATCAAGTCTGACGGCACCTACGACAAGATCTACACCAAGTACTTCGGCGCGCCACCGGCTGCCGCAGCAGCGCCCGCACCTGCGGCCGCAGCCTCGAAGTAAACACTGCATGACCGGGCGGCGCAGCCTTTCATGACTGCGGCGCCCGCATGCCCCTGAACCCCGCCCCACCAAAGGGCGGCACCCCTCCAGAAGCCGGCGGTGATCCCAGCGCCCATCGCCGCGCCCTGCACGCGATTGCCCTCTTTGAAGCCGTCAAAGGCCTGGCCGCACTGGCAGCCGGCATCGGCCTGCTGGGCCTGTTGCACCACGACATCCACCACATTGCCGTTGCGCTGCTTTGGCGGTTTCACCTCGACCCGGCCCTGCCCTACCCGGCCATCCTGCTGCATTACGCCGACCTGCTGAGCGCGATCGACCTGCGCACGCTGGCGCCCGTGGCGCTGGCCTATATCGGCGTGCGCTTTCTGGAAGCCTGGGGCTTGTGGAGGGGGAAAACCTGGGCCGAATGGCTGGGCGCGTTGTCGGGCGCCTTGTACATCCCGCTGGAGATTGCACACCTGGTGCATCGCACCAACCTGATCAATGCGGCGGTGCTGCTGGCAAACGTGGTGATCGTCGGATTCCTGGCCCTGCAACTTTGGCAAAGGAAATAGGCCCCCACGCTTTTCACTGCGTGTAATGCGCTGCCCCCCCCCCGAGGGGGCTGTGCTTGCTTGGGGCGGCCCGGCGCTGCGCACGGCCAGCGCTCATTCCTGTCAGGTGATAAAAGTGTGAAGCCCACCGATAAGCCGGATTCTGTGCGCGGGCTTCCTTTCGGTTGCCCGTGTGACCGCCATTAATCTGGGCCGGGGGTCGCCCCCGCGGCTCAATGCTACCTACCCGCCAGCTCTGCGGAACCACATCAACGCTGGCCTACTTGGTATTGCTGCGCGTAGAGATTGCCCGTTTCACCCGGCCCGGGGTTGCCCCAAGGCCGACTCGTCTCTGTTGCTCTGATCCTCACCTCACGGTGGAGAGGTGTTACCTCCTACGCTGTCCTGTGCAGTCCGGACGTTCCTCCAGTGCCTGGTTTCCCAGATTGCACCAGCGGCGGTCTGGCAGGCTTCACGGGGTCTATTATCCGCCAGCCCTCCCTGGCAATGGGCGCCCTTTAAAATACAGGCTGCTTGATCAACACGAGCCTCCTTGCCATGATTCGACTGACAGAACTCAAACTTCCGCTGGACCACGCGGAAGATGCCCTCCCCGCCCTGGTCGCCAAAACACTGGGTATTGCCACGGGCGCCCTGCAAACCGTCCACATCCACAAACGCAGCTTCGACGCCCGCAAGGCGGATTTGCTCAAGGTGTACATCGTTGACGTCACACTGGCCGACGCCAGCCAGGAAAGCACGCTGCTGGCGAAGTTCTCCGGCAACCCGCACATCCTGCCCACGCCCGACATGGTCTACCGCCCGGTAGGACAGGCGCCCGGCAGGCTGCCGCTGCGCCCCGTAGTCGTGGGCTTTGGCCCCTGCGGCATGTTTGCGGCCCTGCTGCTGGCGCAAATGGGCTTTAAACCCGTCGTGCTGGAACGCGGCAAGACCGTGCGCCAGCGCACCAAAGACACCTGGGGCCTGTGGCGCAAGAACGTGCTCAAC harbors:
- a CDS encoding basic amino acid ABC transporter substrate-binding protein; amino-acid sequence: MSFTSITTRRFLQTAGTLVAGIVLAACSKTEPPAPVAATPAPAASAPAPAAKVYLVGTDAAYAPFESQNEKGEIVGFDIEIVQAVAQKAGIEVKFLNTPWEGIFNTLAQGDRDLLVSSITITDERKQTMDFSTPYFDAQQLIAVKKDSKIAKFADLKKLKVGVQNGTTGDEVVSKLQGKNSANIKRFESTPLALKELEAGGVDAVVADNGVVVHYVNNNSDAKFKTVSDASFVSEQYGLAVKKGNTELQGKLNKGLADIKSDGTYDKIYTKYFGAPPAAAAAPAPAAAASK
- a CDS encoding DUF2127 domain-containing protein, translated to MPLNPAPPKGGTPPEAGGDPSAHRRALHAIALFEAVKGLAALAAGIGLLGLLHHDIHHIAVALLWRFHLDPALPYPAILLHYADLLSAIDLRTLAPVALAYIGVRFLEAWGLWRGKTWAEWLGALSGALYIPLEIAHLVHRTNLINAAVLLANVVIVGFLALQLWQRK